The following are from one region of the Stenotrophomonas lactitubi genome:
- a CDS encoding RNA polymerase sigma factor, which translates to MSNSTAGAVDLMDHLLGAYDELKRRLVRKLGSEELAGDALQDTWMRLSTRRHRLDPVQNPAAYLLRMAMNTVIDRQRADHRLLSLEEVDTLMDMADPGPGPAQAAEQEMALEDMVGLLQRMPERRRRILLAIRVDGLQQRDVAEHLGVSLRLVQRELKAAQDYLAERSGQGRQVRF; encoded by the coding sequence ATGAGCAACAGCACGGCTGGGGCGGTAGACCTGATGGACCATCTGCTGGGCGCCTACGACGAACTGAAGCGCCGGCTGGTGCGCAAGCTGGGCTCGGAAGAGCTGGCCGGCGACGCGCTGCAGGACACCTGGATGCGCCTGAGCACGCGTCGACACCGCCTGGACCCGGTGCAGAACCCTGCGGCGTATCTGCTGCGCATGGCGATGAACACCGTGATCGACCGCCAGCGCGCCGACCATCGCCTGCTGAGCCTGGAAGAAGTGGATACGTTGATGGACATGGCCGATCCCGGCCCGGGGCCGGCACAGGCGGCCGAGCAGGAGATGGCGCTGGAAGACATGGTCGGCCTGCTGCAGCGGATGCCTGAGCGCCGCCGCCGGATATTGCTGGCGATCCGCGTGGACGGCCTGCAGCAGCGCGATGTGGCCGAGCACCTGGGCGTGTCGCTGCGGCTGGTGCAGCGTGAGCTGAAAGCCGCACAGGATTACCTGGCCGAACGCAGTGGGCAGGGGCGGCAGGTGCGGTTCTGA